The following proteins are encoded in a genomic region of Amphiura filiformis chromosome 18, Afil_fr2py, whole genome shotgun sequence:
- the LOC140139865 gene encoding uncharacterized protein: protein MTSRRPQTFNFNLKPHKCIYCSRYFHDTYLSHLIKHKKRIRPYWYESDTNEKLYECQPCNKDYTRIQNDNECTPTIGNTCFTQLNRRSPIGSEENPHVCKVCTKGFNRACDLKRHIAMKQHGPIHSNEKPHVCEVCNKGFKRAQALKQHKTIHIKIKKKPYVCKVCNKGFTMAFYLTRHKVIHNAEKPHVCEVCNKGFKQAGNLKQHKAIHSNEKPYVCEVCNKGFKMTQTLKRHKTIHSKIQTKKPPICKVCNEDFTQACHLKQHKAIHSSEEYVCEVCNKGFKRAPALKQHKVIHSKEKSHVCKVCNRVFTLACNLKRHQKIHLMGCVIIMNP from the coding sequence ATGACTTCCAGAAGACCTCAAACCTTCAACTTCAACCTGAAGCCtcacaaatgtatatattgcagcaGGTATTTCCATGACACTTATCTGAGTCACCTGATCAAACACAAGAAGCGGATTAGACCATATTGGTATGAATCAGACACCAACGAGAAGCTTTATGAATGTCAACCCTGTAATAAAGACTACACAAGAATACAGAATGACAATGAATGTACTCCAACTATTGGAAACACCTGTTTCACACAGCTGAATAGACGTTCACCAATTGGCAGCGAAGAGAatcctcatgtatgtaaagtatgcaccAAAGGCTTTAATCGGGCATGTGATTTGAAAAGACACATAGCAATGAAACAGCATGGACcaattcatagcaatgagaagcctcatgtatgtgaAGTATGCAATAAGGGCTTTAAACGGGCACAGGCCTTGAAACAGCACAAAACAATTCACATCAAAATTAAGAAAAAGCcatatgtatgtaaagtatgcaacaaaggCTTTACAATGGCATTTTACTTGACACGGCACAAAGTAATTCATAACGCAGAGAAACCTCATGTATgtgaagtatgcaacaagggctttaaacAGGCAGGGAACTTGAAACAGCACAAAGcaattcatagcaatgagaagccttatgtatgtgaagtatgcaacaagggaTTTAAAATGACACAGACATTGAAAAGGCACAAAACAATTCACAGCAAAATTCAGACAAAGAAGCCTCctatatgtaaagtatgcaacgaGGACTTTACACAGGCATGTCACTTGAAACAGCACAAAGCAATCCATAGCAGTGAGGAGTATGTGTgtgaagtatgcaacaagggctttaaaaGGGCACCGGCCTTGAAACAGCACAAAGTAATCCATAGCAAAGAGAAATCTCATgtttgtaaagtatgcaacagGGTCTTTACACTGGCATGTAACTTGAAACGGCACCAAAAAATTCATTTaatgggctgtgtaataattatgaaccctTGA